Proteins from a genomic interval of Bifidobacterium longum subsp. infantis ATCC 15697 = JCM 1222 = DSM 20088:
- a CDS encoding lasso peptide biosynthesis B2 protein: MSIPLQPEAVTHVNFHDRLIALIAIIIGRRMERQQIGEFCRRLETWSERYPPADTSTAERYRNAVCVVSRKCRSQQGCLLRSLSTAAACRISHRSVTWCTGFTDRPFRAHAWVEANGIPIGEPDAVKQYTITRASSERKDTQ, encoded by the coding sequence ATGAGCATCCCTTTACAGCCGGAAGCGGTCACACACGTCAACTTTCACGACCGCCTGATAGCGCTGATTGCCATCATCATCGGCAGACGGATGGAACGACAGCAAATCGGAGAGTTCTGCCGCCGGCTTGAAACGTGGTCCGAACGATATCCGCCGGCCGACACCAGCACGGCGGAGCGTTACCGCAATGCCGTATGCGTGGTAAGCCGCAAATGCCGCAGTCAGCAAGGTTGTCTGCTTCGGTCGCTCTCCACAGCGGCGGCATGCCGCATCTCTCACCGATCCGTCACATGGTGCACCGGATTCACCGATCGTCCCTTCCGCGCACACGCTTGGGTAGAAGCCAACGGTATACCCATCGGCGAACCTGATGCCGTCAAACAATACACCATTACTAGAGCCAGTTCCGAACGGAAAGATACGCAATGA